A stretch of Aedes aegypti strain LVP_AGWG chromosome 2, AaegL5.0 Primary Assembly, whole genome shotgun sequence DNA encodes these proteins:
- the LOC23687517 gene encoding uncharacterized protein LOC23687517: MNQLAALYPSFNQTTRIILATFKWIGLIPFDVECISLKLQLRSVQQIQFSYKWILMTVAFFSAKVVIVAIFHQQVFFTYYAVGLINDMLKYIGGMVAIYITLVEVFAQRKDHVHMYERLTSTDLNKLVFKLRQGKEHRKCLKRFNFKFFALLATILIIELRIFLKIITYSKQWRNVWVTNFPMLSFLRLRVLYYIFTVDILQAQLTSVRVQILKVCETMKLVKMWHPNSKQYRQTVDKVCNSLIYLKQCYTDIWFCHFHHNQTTGWSICFIMVSYFVQFSSDLYWLYLTVNEKATDGYGEIILCLCPAPLLICAILYSTERCMEVSLSP; the protein is encoded by the exons ATGAACCAACTGGCTGCTCTCTATCCATCGTTCAATCAAACAACCCGTATCATTCTAGCAACTTTCAAATGGATTGGCTTAATTCCATTCGACGTGGAGTGCATCAGTCTCAAACTGCAGCTCCGTTCGGTTCAGCAGATTCAATTTTCCTATAAATGGATTCTGATGACGGTAGCATTTTTCTCAGCGAAAGTAGTGATTGTGGCGATTTTCCATCAACAAGTGTTCTTCACTTACTACGCTGTGGGTTTGATCAACGATATGTTGAAGTACATTGGAGGAATGGTCGCTATCTACATAACTTTGGTGGAAGTTTTCGCCCAACGGAAGGATCACGTCCATATGTACGAACGCTTAACATCAACGGACTTGAATAAATTGGTTTTCAAACTTCGACAAGGAAAGGAACATAGAAAATGTCTTAAACGATTTAATTTCAAGTTTTTTGCTCTGCTTGCCACGATTTTAATAATTGAGTTGCGAATTTTTCTGAAGATAATTACCTACAGTAAACAATGGAGGAACGTTTGGGTTACGAATTTCCCAATGCTGTCTTTCCTACGTTTGAGAGTTTTGTACTACATCTTCACCGTTGACATACTGCAAGCACAGTTAACTTCAGTTcgagttcaaattttaaaagtttgtGAAACTATGAAGTTGGTAAAAATGTGGCATCCAAACTCAAAACAGTACAGGCAAACGGTGGACAAAGTCTGCAACTCTCTGATTTATCTGAAGCAATGTTACACTGATATTTGGTTTTGCCATTTTCACCACAACCAAACAACAGGGTGGAGTATTTGTTTCATAATGGTCAGTTACTTTGTCCAGTTTTCCAGTGATTTGTATTGGTTATATCTAACCGTTAACGAAAAGGCAACTGATGGCTATGGTG AAATAATTCTTTGCCTATGTCCCGCTCCATTATTGATATGTGCAATACTCTACTCAACCGAAAGATGCATGGAAGTT TCTTTAAGTCCCTAG
- the LOC23687650 gene encoding uncharacterized protein LOC23687650 has translation MLKYVGEIIAVYATLMEVFARRKDHIQIYDSLITSDLSNLNGNFHSASEYRQFFQQFSIKYSVYFGIILFIEFLVFFRISNTSQQWRNVWLINFPIVLFISMRVLYYIFSVDLVKSKLASVRIQVQNAYETMKWVKTYNSKSKEYKATIDKVSNSLIFLKQCYGEIWSIHFNLNNTSGWSICFVIISCFVQFSNHLYWLYLTFHEKTIDGYIETLLCLCECPLTIFIILYSTESCMEVSRNIGTLLHEIPKRSEKRLYHIIYRFSSHMTHQPIRFVSHSLFDINFKLIKMLLTGVATYMFIFIPFTADVPEVEEFITTAPKNYLLE, from the exons ATGTTGAAATACGTTGGAGAGATAATCGCTGTCTACGCAACACTGATGGAGGTCTTCGCTCGAAGGAAGGATCATATTCAGATATACGATAGTTTAATTACCAGTGATTTGAGTAATTTGAATGGCAATTTTCATTCAGCAAGTGAATACCGACagtttttccaacaattttcaatCAAGTATTCTGTATATTTTGGGATCATTCTATTCATAGAATTCTTGgtgttttttagaatttctaatACTAGTCAGCAGTGGAGAAACGTTTGGTTGATAAACTTCCCAATCGTACTGTTTATATCAATGCGAGTTTTGTATTACATTTTCAGCGTTGATTTAGTTAAATCAAAACTGGCTTCAGTTCGAATTCAAGTTCAAAATGCTTATGAAACTATGAAATGGGTTAAGACTTATAATTCTAAATCAAAAGAGTACAAAGCAACGATAGACAAAGTGTCAAACTCTCtcatatttttgaagcaatgttACGGTGAGATATGGTCTATCCATTTTAATCTGAATAATACATCAGGATGGAGCATTTGTTTCGTTATAATCAGCTGCTTTGTTCAGTTTTCTAACCATTTATATTGGTTATACCTTACCTTTCACGAGAAGACAATCGATGGCTATATTG AAACACTTCTCTGCTTATGTGAATGTCCATTAACGATCTTCATTATCCTCTACTCAACGGAAAGTTGCATGGAAGTA TCACGTAACATAGGAACCTTGCTACATGAGATTCCAAAGCGGAGTGAGAAAAGGTTGTATCACATAATTTATCGTTTCTCAAGCCACATGACCCACCAACCTATCAGATTCGTGTCACATAGCTTGTTTGATATCAACTTCAAACTTATAAAAATG CTACTGACTGGCGTGGCTACATATATGTTCATATTCATTCCATTCACTGCGGATGTTCCAGAAGTTGAAGAATTCATTACAACAGCTCCTAAAAATTATCTATTGGAATaa